TGACGGAGGAAGAGGTAAGCCACCTCCAGGGCGAGCTGAACGCCATCCTCGCCTTCGTGGAGCAACTCGGCGAGGTGGACACCACCGGCGTCGAGCCGATGACCAGCGTCATTCCGATGACGCTGCCGCTGCGGACGGACGCCGTCACCGACGGCTTTTATCCCGAGCGCGTGCTGGCCAACGCCCCGCTGGCCGAAGACGGCTTCTTCGCCGTGCCGAAAGTGGTGGAGTGAGCGCGATGACCGATCTCACCCGCCTCACCATCAC
Above is a window of Ancylobacter sp. WKF20 DNA encoding:
- the gatC gene encoding Asp-tRNA(Asn)/Glu-tRNA(Gln) amidotransferase subunit GatC — its product is MSVDQATVRRVAHLSRIAVTEEEVSHLQGELNAILAFVEQLGEVDTTGVEPMTSVIPMTLPLRTDAVTDGFYPERVLANAPLAEDGFFAVPKVVE